Proteins from a single region of Streptomyces sp. HUAS 15-9:
- a CDS encoding LolA family protein → MAPYESDGTTGATQVDDLRSGRRKAARYVVPVAVVGVAAATIGLVPALADSGDPDLPKITAQQLIEKIAKSDVQQMSGTVKVSTDLGLPDLGGLESGLLSGAGPSGDGSSADPTSKLTELVSGTHTLRVAADGPDRQKLSLIESAAEYSLIHNGKDVWGYDSKSNEVYHGKADEQGKDKGSEPPATPKDFADEALKSVDDTTSVTVDGTAQVAGRDAYKLLIKPKQSGTTVGAISIAVDAKTGMPLKFTLTPNSGGAAVVDAGFTQVSFAKPAASTFDFTPPKGAKVTEEDQASKAPGKGSLKPGDDFGKGAEGFKGGDGFKGAEGFDVLGKGWNSIATFDTGSKGGVPSGSAAGGGDLGGFLGSLGDQVHGKFGKGTVFSTRLINALITDDGKVYVGAVTKDALVRAANTAK, encoded by the coding sequence ATGGCACCGTACGAATCCGACGGCACCACGGGCGCGACGCAGGTCGACGACCTGCGCTCGGGGCGTCGCAAGGCCGCCCGGTACGTCGTACCGGTCGCGGTGGTGGGGGTGGCGGCGGCGACCATCGGGCTGGTCCCGGCGCTCGCCGACTCCGGTGACCCCGATCTGCCGAAGATCACCGCGCAGCAGCTCATCGAGAAGATCGCCAAGTCGGACGTGCAGCAGATGTCCGGCACGGTGAAGGTCAGCACGGACCTCGGGCTCCCCGACCTGGGCGGCCTGGAGAGCGGTCTGCTCTCCGGCGCGGGCCCGTCGGGTGACGGTTCGTCCGCCGACCCGACGTCCAAGCTGACCGAACTCGTCAGCGGCACGCACACCCTGCGCGTCGCCGCGGACGGCCCGGACCGGCAGAAGCTCTCGCTGATCGAGAGCGCCGCCGAGTACAGCCTCATCCACAACGGCAAGGACGTGTGGGGCTACGACAGCAAGTCCAATGAGGTGTACCACGGCAAGGCCGACGAGCAGGGCAAGGACAAGGGGAGCGAACCGCCCGCCACGCCCAAGGACTTCGCCGACGAGGCCCTCAAGTCGGTGGACGACACCACGTCGGTGACCGTCGACGGCACCGCGCAGGTGGCCGGCCGGGACGCCTACAAGCTGCTCATCAAGCCCAAGCAGTCCGGCACCACCGTCGGCGCGATCAGCATCGCCGTCGACGCGAAGACCGGGATGCCGCTGAAGTTCACCCTCACCCCGAACAGCGGCGGCGCTGCCGTCGTCGACGCGGGCTTCACCCAGGTCAGCTTCGCCAAGCCGGCCGCCTCGACCTTCGACTTCACCCCGCCCAAGGGCGCGAAGGTCACCGAGGAGGACCAGGCGTCGAAGGCGCCCGGGAAGGGTTCTTTGAAGCCGGGCGACGACTTCGGCAAGGGGGCCGAGGGCTTCAAGGGGGGCGACGGCTTCAAGGGTGCCGAGGGCTTCGACGTCCTCGGCAAGGGCTGGAACTCCATCGCCACCTTCGACACCGGCAGCAAGGGCGGCGTACCGTCCGGCTCCGCCGCCGGCGGCGGCGACCTGGGCGGCTTCCTCGGCTCGCTCGGCGACCAGGTGCACGGCAAGTTCGGCAAGGGCACGGTCTTCTCCACCCGCCTGATCAACGCCCTGATCACGGACGACGGCAAGGTCTACGTCGGTGCGGTGACCAAGGACGCCCTGGTCCGGGCGGCGAACACGGCGAAGTAA
- a CDS encoding ABC transporter ATP-binding protein — translation MDEPSATERETEAGDAEPCVIHTRGLTKRYRGGQLAVDGLDLTVPAGSVFGFLGPNGSGKTTTIRMLMGLIEPTSGTARVLGRPMPRSARAVLPHVGALIEGPALYGFLSGRDNLLRYDAADPTADPRTRRTRVAAALDRVGLTAAAGKKAKAYSLGMKQRLGLAAALLQPRRLLVLDEPTNGLDPQGMREIRSLIRELASDGTTVFLSSHLLDEIEQVCTHAAVMAQGRLITQGAVADLAASARGRLVVTTPDTEDAARVLKERGVAEVVMAEDRVTAEPPTGELADLTAALVTAGVRVRGFVVERASLEDAFVALTGEGFDVAG, via the coding sequence ATGGACGAACCGTCCGCCACGGAGCGGGAGACCGAGGCGGGGGACGCGGAACCGTGCGTCATCCACACCCGCGGCCTCACCAAGCGCTACCGCGGCGGACAGCTCGCCGTGGACGGTCTCGACCTGACCGTCCCGGCGGGCAGCGTCTTCGGCTTCCTCGGTCCGAACGGCTCCGGCAAGACCACCACCATCCGCATGCTGATGGGGCTCATCGAGCCCACCTCCGGCACCGCGCGGGTACTCGGGCGTCCCATGCCCCGGTCCGCACGCGCCGTGCTGCCGCACGTCGGCGCGCTCATCGAGGGGCCCGCCCTGTACGGCTTCCTCTCCGGCCGGGACAACCTCCTGCGGTACGACGCCGCCGACCCGACCGCCGACCCGCGCACCCGGCGCACCCGCGTCGCCGCCGCACTGGACCGGGTGGGCCTGACGGCCGCCGCAGGCAAGAAGGCGAAGGCGTACTCCCTGGGCATGAAGCAGCGCCTGGGACTCGCGGCCGCGCTTCTCCAGCCCCGCAGACTCCTCGTCCTGGACGAGCCGACCAATGGGCTCGACCCCCAGGGCATGCGTGAAATCCGGTCCCTGATAAGGGAACTGGCCTCCGACGGCACCACCGTCTTCCTCTCCTCCCACCTCCTCGACGAGATCGAGCAGGTGTGCACGCACGCGGCGGTCATGGCGCAGGGCAGGCTCATCACCCAGGGCGCGGTGGCGGACCTGGCGGCGAGTGCGCGTGGCCGGCTGGTGGTCACCACGCCGGACACCGAGGACGCGGCCCGGGTGCTGAAGGAGCGGGGGGTCGCCGAGGTCGTCATGGCCGAGGACCGGGTGACCGCAGAGCCGCCGACGGGTGAACTCGCCGACCTCACCGCTGCGTTGGTGACGGCCGGGGTGCGCGTGCGGGGCTTCGTGGTCGAACGGGCCTCGCTGGAGGACGCGTTCGTGGCACTGACGGGGGAGGGCTTCGATGTCGCAGGCTGA
- a CDS encoding ABC transporter permease, which yields MSQAELAPAQAQKPAVRAPSPLWTFGLLRSELLTTFRRWRTLALLAVLAGVPILVGIAVKIETRGGGQTGRGGGGEGPAFIAQITNNGLFLVFTALAATLPFFLPMAIGVVAGDAIAGEANAGTLRYLLVAPAGRTRLLLTKYATVMAFCLLATLVVAVSALAAGALLFPLGDLTTISGTRIGFGEGLGRALLIALVVAASLTGIAALGLFISTLTNSGIAAMATTVGLLITVQILDQIPQLHALQPYFFSHYWLSFADLMRDPVYWDDLVKNLGLQALYAAVFGSAAWARFTTKDISA from the coding sequence ATGTCGCAGGCTGAACTCGCACCGGCGCAGGCGCAGAAGCCGGCCGTACGCGCCCCGAGTCCGCTGTGGACCTTCGGTCTGCTGCGCAGTGAGCTGCTCACCACCTTCCGGCGCTGGCGCACGCTCGCGCTGCTGGCGGTGCTGGCCGGGGTGCCGATCCTGGTCGGGATCGCGGTGAAGATCGAGACACGGGGCGGTGGGCAGACCGGCCGCGGTGGCGGCGGTGAGGGGCCCGCCTTCATCGCGCAGATCACCAACAACGGCCTGTTCCTGGTCTTCACCGCACTGGCGGCGACACTCCCGTTCTTCCTGCCGATGGCCATCGGCGTCGTCGCAGGCGACGCGATCGCGGGCGAGGCCAACGCGGGCACCCTGCGCTACCTCCTGGTCGCCCCCGCGGGCCGCACCCGCCTCCTGCTCACCAAGTACGCGACCGTCATGGCCTTCTGCCTGCTGGCCACCCTCGTGGTCGCGGTCTCCGCGCTGGCCGCGGGCGCGCTGCTCTTCCCGCTCGGCGACCTGACGACCATCTCCGGCACCCGGATCGGCTTCGGCGAGGGCCTCGGCCGGGCCCTGCTGATCGCCCTGGTCGTCGCCGCGTCACTGACCGGGATCGCGGCCCTCGGCCTGTTCATCTCGACGCTGACCAACAGCGGGATCGCGGCGATGGCGACCACGGTGGGCCTGCTGATCACCGTCCAGATCCTCGACCAGATACCCCAGCTGCACGCGCTCCAGCCGTACTTCTTCTCCCACTACTGGCTGTCCTTCGCCGACCTGATGCGCGACCCCGTCTACTGGGACGACCTGGTCAAGAACCTGGGCCTGCAGGCCCTGTACGCCGCGGTGTTCGGCTCTGCGGCCTGGGCGCGGTTCACGACGAAGGACATCAGCGCCTAG
- a CDS encoding flavodoxin family protein, with the protein MTRRFLFVLGSARADGNSELLARTAAEQLPADVEQQWLSLAEHPLPDFVDRRHDSDHVRPASGSTTGLFLDATLAATDIVIVSPLYWYSVSAHTKRYLDHWSGWLRTPGVDFKATLAGRTLWGVTALAHTEPEVADPLVGLLSNSAAYLRMRFGGVLLGNGSAPGDVLRDAEALARAKTFFAGEAPLARFPYETAAA; encoded by the coding sequence ATGACTCGCCGCTTCCTCTTCGTACTGGGCAGTGCCCGCGCCGACGGGAACTCCGAGCTGCTGGCCCGCACGGCCGCCGAGCAGTTGCCCGCCGACGTGGAGCAGCAGTGGCTCAGCCTCGCCGAGCACCCGCTGCCCGACTTCGTGGACCGGCGGCACGACAGCGACCACGTGCGGCCCGCCTCCGGCAGCACCACCGGCCTGTTCCTGGACGCCACGCTCGCGGCGACGGACATCGTGATCGTCTCGCCGTTGTACTGGTACTCGGTGTCCGCCCACACCAAGCGCTACCTGGACCACTGGTCGGGCTGGCTGCGCACCCCCGGCGTGGACTTCAAGGCAACCCTGGCCGGGCGCACGCTCTGGGGTGTCACCGCGCTCGCGCACACGGAGCCGGAGGTGGCCGATCCGCTGGTCGGCCTGCTCAGCAACTCGGCCGCGTATCTGCGGATGCGCTTCGGCGGGGTGCTGCTGGGCAACGGCAGCGCGCCCGGGGACGTACTGCGGGACGCGGAGGCGCTGGCGCGCGCGAAGACGTTCTTCGCGGGGGAGGCGCCGCTCGCGCGGTTCCCGTACGAGACGGCGGCCGCCTGA
- a CDS encoding DUF6668 family protein, with amino-acid sequence MQPGGQQGPEIWIRGPVAGPERERHPEPDRIWGTPAHGPLPARHFSWVGTHGGAGTSTLAAVYGGRDCGRDWPGPDAPPSVLLVARTHATGLARATQALETFRQGATPVGLELDAVVLVADAPGRLPRQLDRQVKVIESVVDVYRVPWVDDWRLGDLSGGAPRGTDALVRLTGAAGGGR; translated from the coding sequence ATGCAGCCAGGCGGGCAGCAGGGGCCGGAGATCTGGATCCGTGGGCCGGTCGCCGGACCGGAGCGGGAGCGGCATCCGGAGCCGGACCGGATCTGGGGGACGCCCGCACACGGGCCCCTTCCCGCCCGGCACTTCTCCTGGGTCGGCACACACGGCGGCGCGGGCACCAGCACGCTCGCGGCGGTGTACGGCGGCCGGGACTGCGGACGCGACTGGCCGGGGCCGGACGCCCCGCCGTCGGTACTGCTCGTGGCGCGGACCCACGCGACCGGGCTGGCCCGTGCCACGCAGGCCCTCGAAACGTTCCGGCAGGGCGCCACACCAGTCGGTCTCGAGCTGGACGCCGTGGTGCTCGTCGCCGACGCCCCGGGGCGGCTGCCGCGCCAACTGGACCGGCAGGTCAAGGTGATCGAGTCGGTCGTCGACGTGTACCGCGTGCCCTGGGTGGACGACTGGCGCCTGGGCGATCTGAGCGGCGGGGCACCGCGGGGGACCGATGCGCTGGTGCGGTTGACCGGAGCGGCGGGCGGCGGGCGGTAG
- a CDS encoding tetratricopeptide repeat protein encodes MSRLSREKKREQQRAAFPAEPVDVRVSGTGGASVAGEPVVAGPGEEIQQAVLNHLQRLVLAAGRPILASVHDARIGYVVPLQVEADGSSRFAGEPLRMAPLPERAAPSAERVAPLVERVAPLPERVASLRERLASDRPTRLPRPADEPVRDAVPTFPLRAVPEAAVTGEPVAPGIVQMPTGVFGPPPVMTTEPGPVAVPEPMARPEPVAVPEPMALPEPVALPEPDAQPKAVVGSPAAKPPASDYVTDPDPDPKPTPARGFDAVAEEVLGDGPVTTTEEGAALLTEPMTRINEAVKAGRIDAAAELAQRTVAEASALLGQDHPEVLHLRELTAYIAYLAGDPLRAFRLSLDLARLRRQAHDAEGAYGNVQSAAAAWRAVRDPEQGLSLGRELIALWTELTAEEGPAADDIEELESAHNRMGRLTERAGRVAHPGNV; translated from the coding sequence ATGTCTCGACTCAGCCGCGAGAAGAAGCGGGAACAGCAGCGGGCCGCCTTCCCGGCGGAACCGGTGGATGTCCGCGTCTCGGGTACGGGCGGCGCGTCGGTCGCCGGTGAACCGGTCGTGGCGGGGCCCGGCGAGGAGATCCAGCAGGCCGTCCTGAACCATCTCCAGCGCCTCGTCCTCGCGGCCGGCCGCCCCATACTCGCCTCGGTCCACGACGCCCGCATCGGTTACGTCGTCCCGCTCCAGGTGGAGGCGGACGGCTCCAGCCGTTTCGCGGGCGAGCCGCTGCGGATGGCACCGCTGCCTGAGCGGGCGGCTCCGTCGGCGGAACGGGTGGCGCCGCTGGTGGAACGGGTGGCGCCGCTGCCCGAGCGGGTGGCTTCGCTGCGTGAGCGGCTGGCTTCCGACAGGCCCACCCGTCTGCCGCGGCCGGCCGATGAGCCGGTCCGGGACGCCGTTCCCACGTTTCCGTTGCGGGCCGTGCCGGAGGCGGCGGTGACCGGCGAGCCCGTGGCCCCCGGGATCGTCCAGATGCCGACCGGGGTGTTCGGGCCACCGCCCGTCATGACCACAGAGCCGGGACCGGTCGCCGTACCGGAGCCGATGGCCCGACCCGAGCCGGTCGCCGTACCGGAGCCGATGGCCCTGCCCGAGCCGGTCGCCCTGCCCGAGCCGGACGCGCAGCCGAAGGCGGTCGTCGGATCCCCGGCCGCCAAGCCCCCCGCCTCCGATTACGTCACCGACCCCGACCCCGACCCCAAGCCCACCCCCGCCCGCGGCTTCGACGCCGTGGCCGAAGAGGTGCTCGGTGACGGCCCCGTGACCACCACCGAAGAGGGCGCCGCGCTGCTCACCGAGCCGATGACGCGGATCAACGAGGCCGTCAAGGCGGGCCGGATCGATGCCGCGGCCGAGCTGGCGCAGCGCACGGTCGCGGAGGCCTCGGCCCTGCTCGGCCAGGACCACCCCGAGGTGCTCCACCTGCGCGAGCTGACCGCCTACATCGCCTACCTGGCGGGCGACCCGCTCCGCGCCTTCCGGCTCTCGCTCGACCTCGCCCGGCTGCGCCGTCAGGCCCATGACGCCGAGGGGGCGTACGGGAACGTGCAGAGCGCGGCCGCCGCCTGGCGTGCCGTACGCGACCCCGAGCAGGGCCTGAGCCTGGGCCGGGAACTGATCGCGCTGTGGACGGAGCTCACCGCCGAGGAGGGCCCGGCCGCCGACGACATCGAAGAGCTGGAGTCCGCGCACAACCGGATGGGCCGCCTCACCGAACGTGCCGGCAGGGTGGCGCACCCCGGCAACGTCTAA
- a CDS encoding VOC family protein, translating to MTQTPDATPAPLHWKLVIDAADPHAQADFWAAALHYEVEDNSALVERLLELGALPGEATVEFHGRAAFRDLIAVRHPEDPYDEERGIGLGRRLLFQRVPEAKTVKNRLHLDLHPGEGRRADEVERLKRLGARMLREVREPSGEWVVMADPEGNEYCVA from the coding sequence ATGACACAGACTCCGGACGCCACGCCCGCCCCGCTGCACTGGAAGCTCGTCATCGACGCCGCCGACCCGCACGCGCAGGCCGACTTCTGGGCCGCCGCGCTGCACTACGAGGTCGAGGACAACAGCGCGCTCGTCGAGCGGCTGCTGGAACTCGGCGCGCTGCCGGGTGAGGCCACTGTCGAGTTCCACGGCCGCGCGGCCTTCCGGGACCTGATCGCCGTACGGCACCCCGAGGACCCGTACGACGAGGAGCGCGGCATCGGGCTGGGGCGGCGGCTGCTGTTCCAGCGCGTCCCGGAGGCCAAGACCGTCAAGAACCGGCTCCATCTCGACCTGCACCCGGGTGAGGGACGACGGGCGGACGAGGTCGAGCGGCTGAAGAGGCTGGGTGCGCGCATGCTGCGGGAGGTGCGGGAGCCCTCCGGGGAGTGGGTGGTGATGGCGGACCCGGAGGGGAACGAGTACTGCGTCGCTTAG
- the rarD gene encoding EamA family transporter RarD: protein MADISKGERRTGLLNGFAAYGMWGLVPLFWPLLKPAGPVEILAHRMVWSLAFVAVALVFVRRWAWAGELLRQPRRLALVALAAAVITVNWGVYIWAVNAGHVVEASLGYFINPLVTIAMGVLLLKERLRPVQWVAVGVGFAAVLVLTIGYGQPPWISLCLAFSFATYGLVKKKVNLGGIESLAAETAIQFLPALGYLLWLTAHGDSTFGTGSTGHSALLASTGIVTALPLVCFGAAAIRVPLSTLGLLQYLAPVFQFLLGILYFHEAMPPERWAGFALVWLALSLLTWDALRTARRTARRSARRSARALAELRDSRIPASREEDTPVGYK from the coding sequence GTGGCCGACATATCGAAGGGCGAGCGGCGGACAGGTCTGCTGAACGGCTTCGCGGCCTATGGGATGTGGGGGCTCGTTCCCCTCTTCTGGCCTCTGCTGAAGCCCGCCGGACCGGTGGAGATCCTCGCCCACCGGATGGTGTGGTCCCTCGCGTTCGTCGCTGTCGCGCTCGTCTTCGTACGGCGCTGGGCCTGGGCCGGGGAGCTGCTGCGGCAGCCGCGTCGGCTGGCCCTCGTCGCGTTGGCGGCAGCAGTGATCACGGTCAACTGGGGTGTGTACATCTGGGCCGTGAACGCCGGTCACGTCGTGGAGGCCTCGCTCGGGTACTTCATCAACCCCCTGGTCACCATCGCCATGGGCGTACTGCTCCTGAAGGAGCGGCTGCGGCCCGTGCAGTGGGTGGCGGTGGGCGTAGGGTTCGCCGCCGTGCTCGTCCTGACCATCGGATACGGGCAGCCGCCGTGGATCTCCCTGTGCCTCGCGTTCTCCTTCGCCACGTACGGGCTGGTGAAGAAGAAGGTCAACCTGGGCGGCATCGAGTCGCTGGCCGCCGAGACCGCGATCCAGTTCCTGCCCGCGCTCGGCTATCTGCTGTGGCTCACCGCACACGGCGACTCGACCTTCGGCACCGGCAGCACCGGGCACTCCGCCCTGCTCGCCTCGACGGGAATCGTCACCGCGCTTCCGCTCGTCTGCTTCGGGGCGGCCGCGATCCGTGTGCCGCTGTCCACGCTGGGGCTGCTCCAGTACCTGGCCCCCGTCTTCCAGTTCCTGCTCGGCATCCTCTACTTCCACGAGGCCATGCCGCCCGAGCGCTGGGCCGGCTTCGCGCTGGTCTGGCTCGCGCTGTCGCTGCTCACCTGGGACGCCCTGCGCACCGCCCGCCGCACCGCCCGCCGCAGCGCCCGCCGCAGCGCCCGCGCCCTCGCCGAACTCCGGGACAGCCGGATCCCCGCTTCCCGTGAGGAGGACACCCCCGTCGGCTATAAGTGA
- a CDS encoding SDR family oxidoreductase — translation MSIVVTGATGHLGRHVVEQLLEKVPAEQITAVVRDEAKAADFAARGVKIAVANYNEPKTFDGLFASGDKVLLISGNEFDKGRVQQHRVVIDAAKAAGVALLAYTSAPGSLTAALADDHRATEELLLASGLPYTLLRNGWYHENYTENLAPTLEHNAVVAAAGDGRVSSASRADYAAAAVAVLTGEGHENRAYELGGDEAWSFVEYAAELSRQTGKEIGYSPVPAEALQGILTGAGVPEPFAVILVGVDASIARGELVISSGDLSRLIGRPTSPFSEAIAVALKG, via the coding sequence ATGAGCATCGTCGTCACCGGAGCCACCGGACACCTCGGCCGCCACGTCGTGGAGCAGCTGCTGGAGAAGGTCCCGGCCGAGCAGATCACCGCCGTCGTGCGCGATGAGGCCAAGGCGGCCGACTTCGCGGCCCGCGGCGTGAAGATCGCCGTAGCGAACTACAACGAGCCCAAGACCTTCGACGGACTCTTCGCGTCCGGCGACAAGGTGCTGCTGATCTCCGGCAACGAGTTCGACAAGGGCCGTGTCCAGCAGCACCGGGTCGTCATCGACGCCGCCAAGGCGGCAGGCGTGGCGCTGCTGGCGTACACCAGCGCTCCCGGCAGCCTGACGGCCGCGCTCGCCGACGACCACCGGGCCACCGAGGAGCTGCTGCTCGCCTCCGGCCTGCCCTACACGCTGCTGCGCAACGGCTGGTACCACGAGAACTACACCGAGAACCTCGCCCCGACGCTGGAGCACAACGCCGTCGTCGCGGCCGCCGGTGACGGCCGCGTCTCCTCCGCCTCGCGCGCCGACTACGCGGCCGCCGCCGTCGCCGTGCTCACCGGCGAGGGCCACGAGAACCGGGCGTACGAGCTGGGTGGCGACGAGGCCTGGAGCTTCGTCGAGTACGCGGCCGAGCTGAGCAGGCAGACCGGCAAGGAGATCGGCTACAGCCCCGTGCCCGCCGAGGCGCTCCAGGGCATCCTCACCGGCGCCGGTGTGCCCGAGCCGTTCGCCGTGATCCTGGTCGGCGTGGACGCGTCCATCGCGCGGGGCGAGCTGGTCATCTCCTCCGGCGACCTGTCCCGGCTGATCGGCCGCCCGACCAGCCCGTTCTCCGAGGCCATCGCCGTCGCGCTCAAGGGCTGA
- a CDS encoding winged helix-turn-helix transcriptional regulator, whose product MRVSAEGASAGPSKYSVGEEMCPHRMVLEHVTSRWGVLVLIELLDRPYRFSELRRAIGRVSEKMLTQTLQTLERDGLVHRDAKPVIPPRVDYSLTDLGREAAEQVRALALWTESRMDDVEKARRAYDEAREIQSRAS is encoded by the coding sequence ATGAGAGTAAGTGCTGAGGGAGCGTCCGCCGGGCCGTCCAAGTACTCGGTCGGTGAGGAGATGTGCCCCCACCGCATGGTCCTGGAGCACGTCACCAGCCGCTGGGGTGTCCTGGTCCTGATCGAGCTCCTCGACCGCCCGTACCGCTTCAGCGAGCTGCGCCGGGCGATCGGCCGGGTCAGCGAGAAGATGCTCACCCAGACCCTCCAGACCCTGGAGCGCGACGGGCTGGTCCACCGTGACGCCAAGCCGGTCATCCCGCCCCGCGTCGACTACTCCCTGACCGACCTGGGCCGCGAGGCCGCGGAACAGGTGCGGGCGCTGGCGCTGTGGACCGAGAGCCGGATGGACGACGTGGAGAAGGCCCGCCGGGCATACGACGAGGCCCGGGAAATCCAGTCCCGGGCCTCGTAG
- a CDS encoding 2-oxoacid:ferredoxin oxidoreductase subunit beta, whose product MAETSTEGAGTIEALSLVPKAEGRQSMKDFKTDQEVRWCPGCGDYAILAAVQGFMPELGLARENIVFVSGIGCSSRFPYYMNTYGMHSIHGRAPAIATGLATSRRDLSVWVVTGDGDALSIGGNHLIHALRRNVNLKILLFNNRIYGLTKGQYSPTSEVGKITKSTPMGSLDAPFNPVSLAIGAEASFVARTLDSDRKHLTSVLRAAATHPGTALIEIYQNCNIFNDGAFDALKDQQTAQEAVIRLEHGEPIRFGPDNTRGVVRNTTTGDLEVVTVTPDNEHRILVHDAHTASPTTAFALSRLADPDTLRHTPIGVFRSVDRPVYDTEMADQLDTAVEQNGKGDLAALLAGGDTWTVIG is encoded by the coding sequence ATGGCTGAGACGTCCACGGAAGGCGCGGGCACGATCGAGGCGCTCTCGCTGGTTCCGAAGGCCGAGGGCCGGCAGTCCATGAAGGACTTCAAGACGGACCAGGAGGTGCGCTGGTGCCCCGGCTGCGGTGACTACGCGATCCTGGCCGCGGTCCAGGGCTTCATGCCCGAACTCGGCCTGGCCAGGGAGAACATCGTCTTCGTCTCCGGCATCGGCTGCTCCTCCCGCTTCCCGTACTACATGAACACGTACGGCATGCACTCCATCCACGGCCGCGCCCCCGCCATCGCCACCGGCCTGGCCACCTCCCGCCGCGACCTGTCCGTCTGGGTCGTCACCGGCGACGGAGACGCCCTGTCCATCGGCGGCAACCACCTCATCCACGCCCTGCGCCGCAACGTCAACCTCAAGATCCTCCTGTTCAACAACCGGATCTACGGCCTGACCAAGGGCCAGTACTCCCCGACCTCCGAAGTCGGCAAGATCACCAAATCCACGCCCATGGGCTCCCTGGACGCGCCCTTCAACCCGGTCTCGCTGGCCATCGGAGCCGAGGCGTCCTTCGTCGCCCGCACCCTCGACTCCGACCGCAAACACCTCACCTCGGTCCTGCGCGCCGCCGCCACCCACCCCGGCACCGCACTCATCGAGATCTACCAGAACTGCAACATCTTCAACGACGGCGCCTTCGACGCCCTCAAGGACCAGCAGACCGCCCAGGAAGCCGTCATCCGCCTCGAACACGGCGAGCCCATCCGCTTCGGCCCCGACAACACCCGCGGAGTCGTCCGCAACACCACCACCGGCGACCTGGAAGTCGTCACCGTCACCCCCGACAACGAGCACCGCATCCTCGTCCACGACGCCCACACCGCATCCCCCACCACCGCGTTCGCCCTCTCCCGCCTGGCCGACCCGGACACCCTGCGCCACACCCCCATCGGGGTCTTCCGCTCCGTCGACCGCCCCGTCTACGACACCGAAATGGCCGACCAGCTGGACACGGCGGTCGAGCAGAACGGCAAGGGAGACCTGGCCGCGCTGCTGGCCGGCGGGGACACCTGGACGGTGATCGGCTGA